The genomic window GACCACGTTGGCGCAGAAGTACATCCCGTAGATCTGGTAGACGTAAAGCTGCCCGGCCGGGCCGAACATCACCGCGTTCCGGCTGGTCAACCCGCGGTGCGCGTGGCTGGCCGGGTCCTCGCCGAGGCCGCCGTACGCCTCCGTCTCGGTCAGGCGCACGGTCACCCCGTTCGCGGTGAGCCGCCAGCCGAGCAGCCGGCGGGCCACCTCGTCGACCGGCTCGCTGTCGAGCATCACGGCAGGGTCTGGAACGACCGCTTGGAGAAGCCCAGCATGTAGCCGTCGATCGCGGTCCGCACCGGGGCGTCCGGCCGGTCCGCCGCACCGAGGGTGACGAAGAGCGGGGTGAAGTGGTCCGGGGTCGGGTGCGCGTACGGCATGCCCGGCGCCCGGTCCTGGTAGGCGGCCAGTTCGTCGACGTCACCACGGCCGAGCGCGTCGGCGGCCCAGGCGTCGAAATCGGACGACCAGGACGGCACCGTGCCGCGGGTGACCATCTCGCGGGTCAGGAACGGCAGGCCGTGCACCATGAACCCGGAGCCGATCACCAGCACCCCTTCGGCACGCAGCCCACGTAGCCGTTCGCCGATCGCGAGCAGCCTGGCCGGGTCCTGGCTGGGCATGCTGAGTTGCAGCACCGGTACGTCGGCCAGCGGGTACATCGCCATCAGCGGCACCCACGCCCCGTGGTCCAGGCCGCGGCTCGGATGCTGGTGCACCGGCTCGCTGTCGGGCATCACGGCGGCGACCCGGCGGGCCAGGGCGCCGGCGTCGGGTGTGGCGTACCGCATCTGGTAGTAACGCCGGTGGAAGCCGCCGAAGTCGTAGACGAGCGGGGTGTGCGCGGCCGGCGCGGACAGCGACAGCGGCGCGCTCTCCCAGTGCGCGGAGACGATCAGAATGCCGGTGGGTTTAGGCATCGACTGCGCCCAGTCGAAGAGTTCCCGCAGCCAGGGGCCGTCGTCGAAGAGCGGCGGCGCGCCGTGGCTGAGATAGAGCGCGGGCAGCGCGGCATCACCGGTCTGCCAGGCGCGTTGCGCTCGAGCGAGGGGCTGGGCGCCGATCAGGAACTGGTCGTACGCCCCCGCGGGAACCGCCGGATTCAGAGTGGTCATCGGGTGCTCCTGGAGGTGGGGCAGGGGTCGTCCGGGCCGATCGCCGCCGTGATCCGCCGGCCGATCTCGTGGAGTTGTCTGACCTGCGCTTTGGTGAGGGAGTCGAAGATCAGGGCGCGCACGTTCTCGACGTGGCCGGGCGCCGCGTCGACGACCTTCGCCCAGCCGTCATCGGTGAGCGTGGCCAGGGTGTAACGGCCGTCGGCCGGGTCGGTGCCGCGGGTGACCCAGCCCCGCCTCTCCAGTCGCCCGACCGCCTGGGAGAGGCGGGCCAGTGATCCTTCGGCGAGCAGTGCCAGCACGCTCATCCGCATCGTCCGGTCCGGTGCCTCGGAGAGGCCGGCGAGGATGCCGTATTCGAAGTTGCTGAGGCCGGCGTCGCGCTGCAACTGCGCGTCGAGGGCGGTGGGCAGGCGCATGAAGACGCCCATCAGGGTCATCCAGGCGGCCCGCTCTTCGCTGTTCAGCCACCGTGTCTCGGTGTTCTCCACCCCTAAATGCTAGCTCACGGTTACTTGCATGTTTAAGTCACTGCCCCTACCTTTCACTCAACTGCTTGAGTCAACTGAATGAGTCGAGGCAATAATGAACGTCGTCCTGTGGATCATCGCGGGCCTGTTGGCGGCGGCCTTCCTGGCAGCCGGTGCGATGAAGGCGCTGCAGCCCAAGGAGAAGCTCGCCGCCTCCGGACTGACCTGGGTCGAGGACTTCAGCGCCGGTCAGGTCAAGGCGATCGGGGTGGTGGAGGTGCTCGGCGCGATCGGCCTGGTCCTCCCGGCGCTGCTGGACATCGTCCCGATCCTGGTCCCGATCGCGGCCACCGGCCTGGCCGTCGCGATGATCGGCGCGATCGTGGTGCACGCCCGTCGCAACGAGATTCCGGGGATCGCGCCGGGCGCGGTTCTGTTCGTACTGGCGGCGGTTGTCGCGTGGGGACGATTCGGGCCCTACGCGTTCTGACCGGCTGTTTCGCCAGGTGCGAATCGGCAATTACATCGATATAGTTCGTCGTCCGGGGGTCGGGGCGGGGAGCGTGTGATGCGGCAGCCGGGCGGCGACGAGGCGGGCACCGAAGCCGAGGGCAGTGGCCTGGCCGCCCTCGGTGGGCTGGAGCTCGGGGACCTCGACGCCGGACCGGGCGGGAG from Actinoplanes derwentensis includes these protein-coding regions:
- a CDS encoding DoxX family protein translates to MNVVLWIIAGLLAAAFLAAGAMKALQPKEKLAASGLTWVEDFSAGQVKAIGVVEVLGAIGLVLPALLDIVPILVPIAATGLAVAMIGAIVVHARRNEIPGIAPGAVLFVLAAVVAWGRFGPYAF
- a CDS encoding dioxygenase family protein, with protein sequence MTTLNPAVPAGAYDQFLIGAQPLARAQRAWQTGDAALPALYLSHGAPPLFDDGPWLRELFDWAQSMPKPTGILIVSAHWESAPLSLSAPAAHTPLVYDFGGFHRRYYQMRYATPDAGALARRVAAVMPDSEPVHQHPSRGLDHGAWVPLMAMYPLADVPVLQLSMPSQDPARLLAIGERLRGLRAEGVLVIGSGFMVHGLPFLTREMVTRGTVPSWSSDFDAWAADALGRGDVDELAAYQDRAPGMPYAHPTPDHFTPLFVTLGAADRPDAPVRTAIDGYMLGFSKRSFQTLP
- a CDS encoding MarR family winged helix-turn-helix transcriptional regulator, with amino-acid sequence MENTETRWLNSEERAAWMTLMGVFMRLPTALDAQLQRDAGLSNFEYGILAGLSEAPDRTMRMSVLALLAEGSLARLSQAVGRLERRGWVTRGTDPADGRYTLATLTDDGWAKVVDAAPGHVENVRALIFDSLTKAQVRQLHEIGRRITAAIGPDDPCPTSRSTR